AGCCCTACCAGTGCActgagtgtgggaagagttttactatACAAGGCACTCTCCAgagacaccagcgcatccacacaggcgAGAGaccgtatcagtgctcagagtgtgggaggaGCTTTAGTGACAAAGGTAACCTCAgaacacaccagcgcatccacacaggagagaggcCGTATCGGTGCTCGGAGTGTGGGCAGAGCTTTACGGACAGGTGCAATCTCAACAAACACATGCGCATCCACACCGGCGAgaagccgtattactgctcGCTGTGTAGGAAGAATTTCCGTCAACTGAGCGGCCTCCAAAAACatcagcgcatccacacaggagagaaaccacaTTACTGCCTGGAAGGATGA
This sequence is a window from Pygocentrus nattereri isolate fPygNat1 chromosome 20, fPygNat1.pri, whole genome shotgun sequence. Protein-coding genes within it:
- the LOC108415914 gene encoding gastrula zinc finger protein XlCGF49.1-like, which translates into the protein MASSRSSGSQQTSSGTVYSSTALSAGKERPHICLACGKSFKKQSHLKIHQRVHTGEKPYRCSDCGQSFYQRSNLQTHQRIHTGEKPFYCSECGKSFYQKSHLRNHQRIHTGEKPYQCTECGKSFTIQGTLQRHQRIHTGERPYQCSECGRSFSDKGNLRTHQRIHTGERPYRCSECGQSFTDRCNLNKHMRIHTGEKPYYCSLCRKNFRQLSGLQKHQRIHTGEKPHYCLEG